A window from Nycticebus coucang isolate mNycCou1 chromosome X, mNycCou1.pri, whole genome shotgun sequence encodes these proteins:
- the AR gene encoding androgen receptor isoform X2 codes for MEVQLGLGRVYPRPPSKTYRGAFQNLFQSVREVIQNPGPRHPEAVSAAPPGAGLQQQQQQQQQQQQQQQPPPQPPPPQETSPRQQEQQQEQQHGEDGSPQAQSRNRTGYLALDGERQPSQQQSAPDCHPDSGCVPEPGAATAASKGLPQQPPAPPEDDDSAAPSTSLLGPTFPGLSSCSADLKDILSEASTMQLLQQQQQEAVSEGRSSGRAREAAGASISSKDSYLVGTSTISDSAKELCKAVSVSMGLGVEALEHLSPGEQLRGDCMYAPLLGGPPAVRPTPCAPLAECKGSLLDDTADKGTEETAEYTPFKGSYTKGIEVESLGCSGSSEAGSSGALELPSTLSLYKSGALDEAAAYQNRDYYNFPLTLAGPPPPPLPPHPHARIKLENPLDYGSSWAAAQCRFGDLASLHSGVPAGQGSGSPSASAASSWHTLFTAEEGQLYGPCGGGGGSGGSAGETGSIAPYGYTRPSQGLAGQEGDFPAPDVWYPGSVMRGVPYPSPSCVKSEMGPWMESYSGPYGDMRSFYLIERQKNHTGINNRNSENC; via the coding sequence ATGGAGGTACAGTTGGGGCTGGGGAGGGTCTACCCCCGGCCACCGTCCAAGACCTATCGAGGAGCTTTCCAGAACCTGTTCCAGAGTGTGCGCGAAGTGATCCAGAACCCGGGCCCCAGGCACCCTGAGGCGGTGAGCGCGGCACCTCCTGGCGCCGgtttgcagcagcagcagcagcagcagcagcagcagcagcagcagcagcagccgccgccgcagccgccgCCTCCCCAGGAGACCAGCCCCcggcagcaggagcagcagcaggagcagcagcacgGCGAGGATGGCTCTCCCCAAGCCCAGAGCAGAAATCGCACAGGCTATCTGGCCCTGGACGGGGAACGGCAGCCTTCACAACAGCAGTCAGCTCCTGATTGCCACCCTGACAGCGGCTGTGTCCCAGAGCCTGGAGCTGCCACGGCGGCTAGCAAGGGGCTGCCACAGCAACCGCCAGCACCTCCGGAGGACGATGACTCAGCTGCCCCATCCACGTCTTTGCTGGGCCCCACTTTCCCAGGCTTAAGCAGCTGCTCTGCGGACCTTAAAGACATCCTGAGCGAGGCCAGCACCATGCAACTCCTTCAGCAACAGCAGCAGGAGGCGGTATCCGAAGGCAGGAGCAGCGGAAGAGCGAGGGAGGCCGCTGGGGCTTCCATCTCCTCCAAAGACAGTTACCTAGTGGGTACTTCGACCATATCTGACAGCGCCAAGGAGTTGTGTAAGGCCGTGTCGGTGTCCATGGGCTTGGGCGTGGAGGCATTGGAGCATCTGAGTCCTGGGGAACAGCTTCGGGGAGATTGCATGTATGCCCCGCTCTTGGGAGGTCCACCCGCTGTGCGTCCCACTCCCTGTGCTCCACTGGCCGAATGCAAAGGTTCTTTGCTGGACGACACTGCAGACAAGGGCACAGAAGAGACTGCTGAATATACCCCTTTCAAGGGAAGTTACACCAAAGGAATAGAAGTAGAGAGCCTGGGCTGCTCTGGCAGCAGCGAAGCGGGGAGCTCCGGAGCACTTGAGCTGCCTTCCACTCTGTCTCTCTACAAGTCTGGAGCACTAGACGAGGCCGCAGCTTACCAGAATCGAGACTACTACAACTTTCCACTGACCCTGGCCGGGCCACCGCCCCCTCCACTTCCCCCCCATCCCCACGCTCGCATCAAGCTGGAGAACCCACTGGACTATGGCAGCTCCTGGGCGGCCGCGCAGTGCCGTTTTGGGGACCTGGCGAGCCTGCACAGCGGGGTCCCAGCGGGACAGGGCTCCGGATCGCCCTCGGCTTCAGCAGCTTCTTCTTGGCACACTCTGTTCACAGCGGAGGAAGGCCAGTTGTATGGGCCATGTGGTGGGGGCGGCGGCAGCGGGGGCAGTGCAGGCGAGACAGGGTCCATAGCTCCCTATGGCTACACTAGGCCGTCTCAGGGGCTGGCTGGCCAAGAAGGCGACTTCCCCGCACCCGATGTATGGTACCCCGGCAGCGTGATGAGAGGAGTGCCCTATCCCAGCCCCAGCTGTGTCAAAAGTGAGATGGGTCCCTGGATGGAGAGCTATTCTGGACCTTATGGGGACATGCG